ACTTTCCTCTTATCTCCCTTCCAAGCCAAGAAGCACTGACATGAGTTGTACATCAATTTAAGAGAGTGGATTTTTTCTCGCTCcgtttcttttttccccttctcCCTCAACAGACAGCTATTGTGACATATTGGGTCAGTCAGAAATGAAAGATATTCATGCAGGCATGCAATACTTGTAATGAAGTCTCAGCTTGACCTTCTGCATGATTGATTCTgtaatttacttttctcaggcAGCTCTCAGAATTAAATGATGTCATGTTGGACAAGTTTTAAATACCCATAATGCATCagaagaaatggtgaaaaggggtatgGGTCAGTAGCTGTGCTGGACCGAGAGGGGGTTGGTGACTGGCCTCATATTCTGATGGGGGGAGGAGAGATTTGTTTTAAAGTGGGGGTGAGAGGTTGAAGAGATAGATAGAGTGAGTCTGCAGcatagagaaagagagacagagaagtgTGTCTGACTGAGACAGGGCGggggaaagaaaaacaatttatCTTCATGCTATTATAGCCTTTACTGGCATTCAAAATTCCATTTTTCTCATTTGGCTTAAGCACAGACTTCAGCAGGTTGCCGAAaatagagggaaaaaaaaataaaatgatgtacCCGTTTAGAAGGCGAGTAAAGGAATATGTGCAGCACGCTGATAAACTATCTTTAATAGGACTGACCTTTCTTGCTGGCGAAAGTTACTGGGGGATTCATCCTTATAATTACCATATAGATGATTTTACCCCTCTCCTGCCATGGAACATTTCCAAGAGCTCTGGCATTGATTGAATGGAAATTGAACTTGTTAACATTCTTTTCAGCCTGTTACAGCTCAGTACATGGTGCCAATGTTCATACAGTCTCCACAAATTCTGATTTCTAATATCTTTAAGAGCAGACTGGAGCCTGCTTTCATTCACATCAGTGTTAAGATTTTTATCACTCTGTGAATGCATAATGCTGCATTTTTGAGTCCAGCTGCTGTGTTTATTGTGCTGTGTTTATTGTGGAAAGGGTTTCACACATCATGAAGagtgcttgtttttttcttcatgtggCTGTGTGTGGAGTGTTTGTGGTGTTAAATGTGGATGAGGCCAACAATAATGTTGaaagaaagctttatttgtTCCCTTCTGGCAGCATATTGTTGACAGCTTTATGTTCCTATAAGCCATATTGGATTCCCCCATTAAATACTGAATATTAATAAAGATCAGGAAAACCTCTTATTGATTTAGGATTAGATTTTTGCTTGTTAGGGTTTAACAAGCAAACATACAGATGGACAGCACACCTAGACGCACGCAGAGACCTGACTGAGGAGGGCACATCTGCCACTGTGGACTCAAGATAAGGACTTATTTGCAGATTTACGATGACTATCAAAATATCCAGTCAGATGGCTGCTGTGACTGCTGACAATACTGCAATCAAAATGCAAATGAGAAAGCAGAGGGACATAAATAAACATCCTAGTATTTATATTCACAATCAAGGGAACTGTTACTTTAGATGATTTCTTTCACTAGCTCTTATTATGTTTATATTCTCTGATATAACTGTCAGCACTCTTTGTTGCCACAAGTAAAAGTATAATTGTTGCTATGCTGGTTATTGTCAAAAGACATTTGAAGTTAAAAGTGAAAGAATGAAGTGTGAAGTGACGTGTGAAGTGTGATAAACTGTGatcatttttcttgaaatgcaCAACATCCAAAGGCCATTTGGTAGAAATCCCCATATTCCAAACAAATGGCCGAATAGACCATTGCTCCAAATCAAAACAGCATCATTGGAATCAGGCAAAAGTGTTATTATACAGATGGCCACGACTAATGAGCTCAGTGTGTGCATCTTTGATGTTCGCAGCAAGCAGAGAGCAAACTGCGAGCCATCGTGTTTCCAGTAATGAAGATGACAATAGCACTTGGAACGTGGCGGGGGGACAGATATGTAAATCACAGTCGGTTTGGTCACAGGCTTGTTTATAGCAGCTTTTATTTGggagaaacactgaaagctACCACATTTGAAGAATCACAACAATATGTCTTCAGTTCCTCCCCAACCCTTTGCCTCACCTCTCGCAGAATCTTCCTTGCACATGTAAATATAAATCCGCTCTCACTTCAGAGATTGTATTTATGATAAGCAGGAGACATGCTATATGAGAAAGAAATGGATTGTAGATCCAATATGTTTCTGTCTGAAATGGTGTTACAATATTGTTTTTGAAGAGCCGCATTCATAAGGATCTTTCAATAAAGCCAGGTGTGTGGGTTTATGATGTGTTGATGTTGGGAGAGATTGGGTTTGTGCTGCTGAATACCAGATGGATGTACCCAGGGAGAACAAATCAccttttctgttgtgtttctgttcCATGTCAGCTCTGCTGCCTCTCTGATCAGTCTCCCCTCTGGGGAGCTGGCAGTCCTTGTAATTTCATTCTCACACAATCAATGCAAACATGTTGCCTACACCTTCTCTGAGACTCTTTCAAGAACAAAATGTTTTAGCAGGAAAAACGTGAAAGAGATTCTGAAATGTTATTACACTGAACCTTGGAAGGTAGAGGGGAGGGAAACTGTCCAAAGCTCTTAAGCTTCATACCTCAGCCAGATGATTTATGGAGTTGATTTCATAGAGGGGATGTTCTAGGACTGTTTTTCCTTTCCCACTATTCTACCTATTCAGACTCTTTGGCTTGAGCCTTGGCCACTACTGATTCCCCCTAAAAAGCACCCATATTTTtgctaaacaaaaaaaaatagcttaCATCTGTGCAATTGGCCAAATCTTGTTGTGACTAGGATTAAGCTGCCTGTTTTCCACCACATGGTTATTTGTTATAAACACACCAATTTTGACctgtttaaaaatacaaatgttcCAGAGTTTAAACATCATGCTATTTCAAATCCTATGGGCTTTTAACAACctcaaacaaaaatgatatAGGTTCATGCATTCAAGCTGCAACTCCATTAGTCTTTAAGAGTTCATACCACATTGCAGAGATCTGAGTCCACTATGCCCCTCGTGGAACCGGCCAGTCAACGGCTGTGTCGCAGATTTCCATACAATACAGTTTTGAAATGAATCAACCTAGCTGTGTAGCCATCTATTACTGGCTTATAAAGTTGGCTCCTCGGGTGTCAAGATAATTTATCATGGTCTGTAATAGAGACATTTAAGACCCGGGACATTGTGACATGATATCTGCCAAATAACAATCCAGAGAAACCAGTGACCCGATTTCCTCTGTGGTAAAGAGATACAGCCTCATGAGCTTTGTATACTGGGCAGTAAGATGTCACAGTGAGGACAGAGATATCTTTGAGCTGGAGGAATGAAGAGGCAGCCAGGACATCAATAGCAGCATGAAAGCAGAGGGGAAAGGGATCAGTGAAATATTACCTTTGATTGTTAGACTCTTATCAAGCCCcctttgattcttttttttttttacagaatgtTGGACCAGGCCATCTTCGCCAGTACCCCCCAAACCCCGCCATGGTGATGAAGTCCATCATCAGCATGAACAGCCCCAATGGGATGATATCAAGGAACCAGCTGACCACCATTAACCAATCCCAACTCAACACACAGCTGAGTCTAAACATGGCAGGACCCAACATCACCCATACTTCCCCATCACCGCCTGCGAGCAAGTCCGCCACCCCATCTCCCTCCAGCTCCATCAATGAGGATGATCAGGACGATGGCAACAGGGTAAGTCAGTCATCATCAGATAACTGTATatagtgattttaaaattatGCAGTTGATGTGGACGTTTTTATCTCAATCACTGTCGTCATCACAGGTCATTGGAGAGAAGCGACCAGCCCCTGTTGACCCTGCAAAGAAGCCCAAGACCcctaaaaagaagaagaagaaggatcCCAATGAGCCTCAGAAGCCGGTCTCCGCATATGCCCTGTTCTTCAGAGACACCCAGGCAGCTATTAAGGGGCAGAATCCCAATGCCACCTTTGGAGAGGTGTCCAAGATTGTGGCCTCTATGTGGGATGGTCTGGGAGAGGAGCAGAAGCAGGTACTAGACCGTTAAATTATCCAAACAGGGAAAAGATCTGGAATAGTAAAATGGAGTTAGATGAACTACAAGCATAGAATCAGATGATAGGTGAAATGTACATTAAGGTGTAAATTTCTAATCATAGTAgagctttatttttcaattcaCACATACTTTTGTGTCATTGCAGGTTTACAAAAGTAAAACGGAAGCAGCTAAGAAAGAATATTTGAAAGCCCTTGCTGCATACCGTGCAAGCCTGGTTTCCAAGGTGAGAAAgctgtttcttctttttgcctgAAAATGTGTGAACTTGATAGGAAGAGGAAATAAATGTCTCAGAATTCCTTGTATCATTTTAAACTGCAACAATTTAAGGTCTATAAAGTGCACAGTATGCCTGTAGCCAAAGGAAATTGCTTTTTTAAGAGTAAAAACTGTTGCTTTGTAGAtaagttttgacacttttgtctGTCCAGGCTGCAGCAGAATCAGCTGAGGCCCAGACTATCCGCTCAGTACAGCAGACTCTGGCATCCACCAGCCTGTCCCCTGGTCTGGTGCTGCCTTCCCCCCTCAACCAGCACCCCTCTATGTCATCAGCCTCCCAGGCCCTCCAACAAGCCCTACCACGGGCCATCGCCCCCAAACCTCTGCAGATGAGACTAGGAGGCAGCCAGATCGTGACCTCAGTTACGGTGTCCCACCAGAACATGTCCCCTGGGATGCCCCCGCAGCTGCTGGGCCAGATGGGTTCTGGAGGGGCCATGGTGGCGGGTGCCCAGTCCACAGCCGTGTCTCAGATGAGCCCACCCATGCAACCGGTGCAGCAGCATGCCATGcagcagctccagcagcagcagcagatgcagCAGCACCTCCAGCACCATcagatgcagcagcagcaaatgCATCACCAGCAGATCCAGCAGCAGATGCAGCATCAGCATTTCCAACACCACCTCCAgcaacagctgcagcagcaccacatgcagcagcagcaacaacaacaacaacaacaacaacagcagcagcagcagcagatgcaaTTGCAACACATGCAGATGCAGCATCAAATGCATCAGCAGCAGATTCAACATCTCCAGCAACAGCAGCACCAGTCCCAGTGTTCCCCACCGCAGCACTCTCCTGGTACTCCACATTCAGGGGGGGGCTCTGCATCACTCGGCAGTCCCCAGCCAACTCCACAGCAGCCACACCCCTCTCAAATCCAGGCCCACGCCCAGGTCCTGTCCCAGGTCAGCATTTACTGAGCCAAATGGAAATCCTATCTCAAAGAACAGGAATAGAATAAAAGCATCATTCCACGTTGCTTTTCTAAGTTGCACTTAAGAAGTGTGTCAGATTTAGAATGTTATACAAAGAACTTGTCCATTGTTATAGACGGATATGCACATGTGTGTACAGGGGAGAAACATGTAAACTGggtgtttttctgtcatggGATTAGCTATGACAGTTGCCTGTTAGGATGACTGCCCAGtagttgtttatttgtttgtttgtgaggTCTTTCAGTTGTCAATTTAAACTGACTGGGCACACAATATGTTGAAAGACAAGTGtctttcactgttttatttaacaataaagctttatttatgAGGCCTGAGTTGTCAGTTCAGCAGACGGACATATTGAAAACGTTTCAACAAAAGGATTTCTATCCACTCTCTCCTGGACTAAATGActcacaggattttttttttgctggaaaCCAGTAACCCACACATCCGTCTTTGTTCCCACACTGGCCAGTATATAGTGAGACTTCCTCTTTCTCCAGCCTTTCTCCTTCACTCGTCATTTTCGCAGATGGAACTGTTCAACAATGGCGTGAAAGGAGATGGTTGATCAAATCATCACATGACAGAGGATCAGTGAaatttgaacacatttaaaCCACGTCACAACTGTCTATAACAGTAAAGGGAGcagaaaatagatctgtggATGAATGACTGAATAGTCTGAGACAGACCTGCCATAAATCATGTATGTCATCACATTTCATCATCAAACTGTAGCTGTAATCTGCTGTACATGTTTTGtaggggggtgggggtgggggaaACCTCCTTTATCCAGTAATCAGCCCTCCAAATGATTTGTCCAAATGCGTGTAATTCCTCCCCCAAAATTGCTTCTTTAATCTATTTGTTTCTACTCCAGATGTTTAAcaattaaattatgtttttattttgtgtaacAAAGGGGATATTTTATGGTAAATACAAATATCCAGATCAAGGCAGATGATTTGGGGATTGCTGTATTTTTACTCTGCTCCTTGATACTgtcattgttttaaaaacagaaaactagCAGAGCCAGTTTGTTGCACTGCCAAAGCCAACTAAAAGGCATCGGAGGTATTTTTGCCAGCTGTATAGAAGTccctgagaaaaaaatgatgtacATTTTTCATATCACCTGTTGTAAAGTTTTAATATGTGAGGCTTTAATTAAAACATTGTTAAACGACCTGTGGATTGCTATATCACATAGtgcatttctgctcttttatacttttttatgatttacaATAGCAGCAATtaattttgtttgtatatttgcTTACAAACCAACTGCTTTAAACATCTGTCCATAGAATAAATGCATATCCGTATGGAGAAGTTGTTTTCAGCTCACGATAGGAAAAGTAATttaatgtttgagtttttctgCCTGGCCATGAAGAAGAATCCAGAGACATTCCATCACTAATATGATAGTAGCCATAATTTTGTATGAAGTATTATATATTTCTTTGTGTCTCTGTTCAAAATTAAACTATCAATCATGAATATTTATTTGTAGGGATTGGTTTATTTCAAAGCTTATATTAGCCATCATTTCTCTGAGTTATTGCATCACGCCTCCCTGTCAATGATAGAAAATGAAATACTGACAAATATTCATAGCACCTACTTCTCTAtgataaaaactacatttttatggAGTAATTCTATCAGAGGAAAAACACTTTGCAAGGCTGTGTAAGCTTTCATATTAAGATTATTATAGTGTGTGCTGTTTCATAGTGATCTGAATGGAAGTCTGTTGTAACTGTAAAAACAGTGTTGATACTGGACAAGGTCAGCATGTAACTGGTACTTGTCTCAATAACAAGCCCCTTCTCACACACCAGTGCATTGGATTCTGCCTCTTTCTTACTCCCCTCAAAATCGCTTCATTTCCAAGACATCCCCAGGGGTTTGCTGAGCTCCCTTGAATAATATGGAGAGCGGGGGAGGGAAGGCAGGCAAACAATAATTATCATATCTTCACAATAGCCTGTGAATGCAGCAGCCCAGGAAAgggccttttcttttttactttcaaaGGCAGCTGAGACATTTTAGACATGAGTAAATGTTAGTTACAAATCAGTAGGGAAAATCTGCTCCTGTTCTTTCTGTGATAAAACTGTTCAAATCCCGGCTTGTTTTCAATTAGTTAGTTTTTTAGGAAAACGTGCGTGATTTGTACTGAGGCTGCTGCAGCTTGGAGTAGAAACGATGCCCATTTCTCTGCCGTGATTAATTGCAGCATCTGTCCTGTCAGTAGCCCGAGTGAAGAGGTCTGctgcaaaaactgcaaataagcACTGGCAACAGTCTTAAAGTGCTTatgatgaaatgaaaattaaaaacagcaagtGGCGCACATGACCTGAATGTTAACACGGGGGGGAAGAAGAGGAGAATGTGAGAGCGGGTGTCCATGGATACCAAacacatgctttaaaaacacagtaatgAGGCGCTGGGAAATCGCCGTTATTATTCTGAACAGATTCACAGCAGAGCCCATTAATAATGCATGGAGCTCCTTGTTATTCCATAACCCCTCAGTACTGCGGTCACTGTGTGTACAAATATCTCACAGCCAGGGTTGGAGTTATGGGACTCTGCAATAAAAAGGTTACAGATATTTTCAAAACACCACAATACACACACGGACATAATTTACAAGGATAATACACCACTCCTACTATAATGGGGATTGGttacatttaaataataatagaataaatAATGTGCAACTGCTTTTCTCTACAGACTTTGCCTCTGCAAGGTAAATCTATTTTCAGAGTGCAATAAGATATGATCACACAAGCATGAAGCAATCAATATTACCCATGCTGCTCTTCATCATTAACTAATGCTGATGACATGCATGAAGGGCACTATGACATTAATATGTCATTTGTGTAATGCAATCACGAGTTGACCTAATTGTCTCCCTATTCCCCCTCCATGTCGAGGTCAGTCCCTCAGCTAGGATGACTAAGGAGTCAGATGTGGAAGCTGAGGGattctgtattttaattatttatttggctcttttgttgttttcccGTTCAACGCACAGATACAATGTGAGCACAACAAAAGGCCGGCTGACACTGACCATCTGACCATCAGACCCACGCTGCGGCCAATCGCACAGGGACAGATTTTGGGGGCAGATGTGGGACCAGCCACTCTCCTCCAACACCAACTTTttaccccccccaaaaaaaaaaaaaaaaaaaaacagagcttgGATCTGAAAGATCTGGTACTGAGACAGCTGACCCcacaagtccaatgccaagcccTCTTTTCTTACAGGGAGGAACTCGGCCTCCAGTCAAATGGCTGACTACGTTTGAGGAATTCTTGACCTTGCCATGGTGTGCTTTGCAGAGAGAACTATTGACCTCTGAGATGAATGGTGACCTTTGTTTTTGGGGGCTGCAGGCTGTGGGCTGCTCTGTTGGCTGGCTGCACTGTTGACATCTCTGACCAATGGTAACGTTTGTTTAGGGGAACTTTTGACCCACCAGACTAAAGTAGCGCCATAGACGATGCCTCAGAGCAGAGTTGATGGCATATTTAGGGGAGCTTGGATAAACATTGTGATACCCTCACTGAACCTTTCTAATAAACTTGtttaaatattataaattaATCTATTCATCACCAATTTACTCTGTAATCAACTATAAATttgcatcaaaataaaaaaagatggtGCACATTTTGATGAATtatcaggaaaaataaacacaaatgtgCAACTCTGCAGAAAATGCACACATAATCCTCCTTCCTTGTTTCTCTGCCTTCTTCATAAGCTAAATCAATGGTGCTCAACCCCggtcaaccaaagagccaaattgttgaaaattacctttgcaagagtcacaatcGAAACCTTTTATTATAACTATATATGAATATGTATGAATAGGCTTACCATGTTAAAGAATCCAATAAAAACCTAGTTACCTAAACCTAAACATTAATTGGAACGTGCactctttctgcccatttttgggactttttgccacttttaacccattcttgccactctatgcacatttttgcctctgtaacccatTGTTGCAGCTTATTAAATGCTCTTAACCATTTTTCCAGCcgatttttgccctttttagccatttttagccaactttgctgcttttatcccattttttgccactctctaactgactttcaccactttttttgcctttttttttttttttaccatttttgccacttttcagtgctttttttgCCTCTCATCACAATTATCACATtaattttcccttaaagttatttcagtgccATCCACTGCACCCCTTTGGCATCAGAATAGCCATGAAGTCAGACATGACTTTCTAATTCTTTATATCAGTGTGCCAGTCCACACTGTTAGCATTACCATAACAAAGCAATTTTGTCTTAAGAAAatggtttacattttttaaaaaatggctttacTGCTCTACAgcttaaaaaattattttttgttgttgctttaataaggattaggttaaatatgaaatagggttatcacagattaacttttcaatggaccatgattttgctgaccttcatgggcccctcatttggctgggccccagaaagctctcccttttatccccccttatgggtggccttgaaGCCATCAACTCCAGCTatttcattttacaaaaaaatgcattattctCAGTTCATTTTATTGAGCTTATTTGTTAATATACCAGCTAATCCATATGCAATaataacaaatttattttaaaagctaGTTAAAATGGTTTTTATTAAggataaagttaaaaaatcatgaaattcagGGATAAGAAAGGTCAGATGagtgaaagattaaaaaaaccctCCACATTCATcttgaattaataaaataaatattgaatacatttcaatttgaaaaaatctgttCCTTTGGCACCAgaatagctcagtgggtagagcaggcacccactGACAGAGGTAGTCCTCCACGTACTGTTTGCAGGATCGATCCCCAGTCTTTGTGCTGCTTTGTGCATGTCTCCCCCCTCTCGCCAgacccatatttcctgtctctcttcagctgttcaatctaaataaaggcaaaagcccaaCAAATCTGTTCCTTCACACAACTGCTAGTTTAAACCTCTACCTACACAAATATCCACTTCAAATTGTTGTAGTTAAAACAAAAGTTCAAAGTCGAGTTTGGAACCTGTTTTGTCCCTTTCCTTAGAATCAGTGATATTTATCTTGTATGTTCTCTCTTGAGCAAATTTGATGCAAAtaatcagacaaaaaaaggttgacaattaaatgtgacatttaaagcctattGTACAAGCTTGCAAGATGTATTGATATGACTCGTAATGGATTGTTTCTGATGTCAAAATTTtccttttaaggttttctgcGTGGcattatttttccaagtaagacttgaaagagccacaagtcTTCACAAAAGAACCACATGTGGCTAAAGAGCCATGCATTGAGCGTCACTGAgctacctgcatgcacacacaacATGCAAACtggcacacaaacactgaaaccATACTCCATCCTTAGATTACAGAGCAATGATGTTGACTTGGTAATGCGGTGCTTTAGCCATT
This sequence is a window from Cheilinus undulatus linkage group 1, ASM1832078v1, whole genome shotgun sequence. Protein-coding genes within it:
- the tox3 gene encoding TOX high mobility group box family member 3, which gives rise to MDVRFYPSAGGNSIPGDPPNLDFSHCLGYYNFNKFQNNNYMNMTEANGALLAAGDTFHTPSLGDEEFEIPPITPPPETESGLGLSEVDSPFPAMPEPPAPHRGPLIPQFPPQSLDLPSITISRNMMDQEGLSVNNGQPVNVGPGHLRQYPPNPAMVMKSIISMNSPNGMISRNQLTTINQSQLNTQLSLNMAGPNITHTSPSPPASKSATPSPSSSINEDDQDDGNRVIGEKRPAPVDPAKKPKTPKKKKKKDPNEPQKPVSAYALFFRDTQAAIKGQNPNATFGEVSKIVASMWDGLGEEQKQVYKSKTEAAKKEYLKALAAYRASLVSKAAAESAEAQTIRSVQQTLASTSLSPGLVLPSPLNQHPSMSSASQALQQALPRAIAPKPLQMRLGGSQIVTSVTVSHQNMSPGMPPQLLGQMGSGGAMVAGAQSTAVSQMSPPMQPVQQHAMQQLQQQQQMQQHLQHHQMQQQQMHHQQIQQQMQHQHFQHHLQQQLQQHHMQQQQQQQQQQQQQQQQQMQLQHMQMQHQMHQQQIQHLQQQQHQSQCSPPQHSPGTPHSGGGSASLGSPQPTPQQPHPSQIQAHAQVLSQVSIY